The nucleotide window GTCGTAGAGCAGCGGGGCACCATCCCCAACGAATACACCGTGGCTCGTGACGCAGCGGCGGCGTTCTATCCGCGCCTGCGCGAACTGTTCGCCGAACGTAAGAGCATCACCACCTTCGGCCCCTACTCGCCGGGCCAGGCCGTGAGTATGAAGCGGATGGGTATCGAGGCGATCTACCTGGGCGGATGGGCGACCTCGGCCAAAGGTTCAACGACCGAGGACCCCGGGCCCGACCTCGCCAGCTACCCCCTGAGCCAGGTGCCTGACGATGCCGCGGTGCTGGTGCGCGCGCTGCTGACCGCGGACCGAAATCAGGAGTACCTACGCCTGCACATGAGTGATCAGCAGCGGGCCGCCGCACCGAGTTACGACTTCCGCCCGTTCATAATCGCCGACGCCGACACCGGTCACGGCGGTGATCCGCACGTGCGCAACCTGATCCGGCGCTTCGTTGAAGTCGGTGTACCCGGGTACCACATCGAAGATCAGCGCCCTGGCACCAAGAAGTGCGGCCACCAGGGTGGCAAGGTTTTGGTGCCATCCGACGAGCAGATCAAGCGACTCAACGCGGCCCGCTTCCAGCTCGATGTCATGCGGGTGCCCGGCATCATCGTCGCCCGCACCGATGCCGAGGCGGCCAACCTCATCGACAGCCGCGGCGACGAACGAGATCAGCCTTTCCTGCTCGGCGCCACCAAACTGGATATTCCTTCCTACAAGTCCTGCTTCCTGACGATGTTGCAGCGCTTCTATGAATTAGGTGTCAAGGAACTCAATGGGCACCTGCTGTACGCGCTCAGCGATGGCGAGCACAACGCCGCCAGCACCTGGCTTGGGCGCGCCGGCATCATGGGCTTGATCTCCGACGCCGTTAATACCTGGCGGGAGAACGGGATGCAGGGGATAGACGATCTTTTCGACCAAGTCGAATCGCAGTTCGTGGCCGCCTGGGAGGACGACGCCGGCCTGATGACCTACGGCGAAGCCGTGGCCGAGGTGCTTGCGTTCGATCAAAGCGAAGGCGACCCGGTCGCCATGAGCCCCGAGGAGTGGCGGTCGTTCGCCGCCCGAGCATCGCTCTACGACGCCCGGCGAAAGGCAAAGGAACTGGGTGTCGACCCCGGTTGGGACTGCGAACTGGCGAAAACGCCCGAAGGCTACTACCAGATCCGCGGCGGCATACCGTATGCGATCGCCAAGTCACTGGCGGCGGCTCCTTTTGCCGACATCCTGTGGATGGAAACAAAGACCGCGGATCTGGCCGATGCCCGGCAGTTCGCCGAAGCGATCCACGCCGAATTCCCGGAGCAGATGCTGGCCTATAACCTGTCGCCATCGTTCAACTGGGACACCACCGGTATGACCGACGAGGAAATGAAGCGTTTCCCCGAAGAGCTGGGCAAGATGGGATTCGTCTTCAACTTCATCACCTACGGCGGGCACCAGATCGATGGTGTCGCCGCCGAGGAGTTTGCCACCGCGCTGCGGCAGGATGGGATGCTGGCGCTGGCTCGTTTACAGCGCAAGATGCGCCTGGTCGAGTCCCCCTACCGCACGCCGCAGACCTTGGTCGGCGGACCGCGCAGCGACGCCGCGCTGCAGGCCTCCTCCGGTCGGACGGCGACCACCAAGGCGATGGGCAAGGGCTCCACTCAGCACCAGCATCTGGTGCAGACCGAGGTGCCCAAAAAGCTACTGGAGGAGTGGCTGGCCCTGTGGACCGACCACTACCAGCTCGGCGAGAAGCTCCGCGTGCAACTGCGCCCCCGTCGTGCCGGGTCGGATGTGCTGGAGCTGGGCATCTACGGCAACGATGACGAGCAGCTGGCCAACGTCGTGTTCGATCCCATCAAGGACCGCCACGGCCGCAGCATTCTCACCGTGCGTGATCAGAACACGTTCGCTCAGAAGCTACGCCAGAAGCGGTTGATGACCTTGATCCACCTCTGGCTGGTCCATCGGTTCAAAGCCGACGCCGTGTACTACGTCACGCCGACCGAAGACAACCAATATCAGACCTCAAAGATGAAATCCCACGGGATCTTCTGCGAGGTCAATCAGGACGTCGGCGAGATCATTGTGGCCGAAGTGAACCGTCCCCGGATCGAAGAGTTGCTGACGCCCGATCGGGTGGCGCTGCGGAAATTGATCACCAAGGGCGAGTAGCGGCGGCCTCCGGGCCCCCCACAGGTGACGCGGCCGGCATTGACCGCATCACCGCACCCGAAGCGACTCTTGGCCACCGGCAGTGGCATCGGCGACTGCCG belongs to Mycobacterium basiliense and includes:
- the aceA gene encoding isocitrate lyase ICL2: MAIAETDTEVRTPFEQDVAETQRYFDSSRFAGITRLYTARQVVEQRGTIPNEYTVARDAAAAFYPRLRELFAERKSITTFGPYSPGQAVSMKRMGIEAIYLGGWATSAKGSTTEDPGPDLASYPLSQVPDDAAVLVRALLTADRNQEYLRLHMSDQQRAAAPSYDFRPFIIADADTGHGGDPHVRNLIRRFVEVGVPGYHIEDQRPGTKKCGHQGGKVLVPSDEQIKRLNAARFQLDVMRVPGIIVARTDAEAANLIDSRGDERDQPFLLGATKLDIPSYKSCFLTMLQRFYELGVKELNGHLLYALSDGEHNAASTWLGRAGIMGLISDAVNTWRENGMQGIDDLFDQVESQFVAAWEDDAGLMTYGEAVAEVLAFDQSEGDPVAMSPEEWRSFAARASLYDARRKAKELGVDPGWDCELAKTPEGYYQIRGGIPYAIAKSLAAAPFADILWMETKTADLADARQFAEAIHAEFPEQMLAYNLSPSFNWDTTGMTDEEMKRFPEELGKMGFVFNFITYGGHQIDGVAAEEFATALRQDGMLALARLQRKMRLVESPYRTPQTLVGGPRSDAALQASSGRTATTKAMGKGSTQHQHLVQTEVPKKLLEEWLALWTDHYQLGEKLRVQLRPRRAGSDVLELGIYGNDDEQLANVVFDPIKDRHGRSILTVRDQNTFAQKLRQKRLMTLIHLWLVHRFKADAVYYVTPTEDNQYQTSKMKSHGIFCEVNQDVGEIIVAEVNRPRIEELLTPDRVALRKLITKGE